AATTTTGCCTTTAATGGCTATTTACCTATTGAAAAAGCCGAATGCAAAAAGCACATCAAACAGCTCGAAAAGCACTCAGAAATCAACAATCAAACTCAAATTTTTATAGAAACTCCTTATCGCAACGAACAACTTTTTGAAACGTTTTTAAAAACGCTTAAACCCCAAACTCAACTTTGTGTCGCTGTAGATTTGACTTTGACTTCAGAATTTATTTTAACCAAAAGCATCAAAGAATGGCAAACTGAAAAACCCGATTTGCACAAACGCCCAGCTATTTTTATTTTTCAGTCTTGATTTTAAGATTTAATTATAAATAAATCAAAGCATTACAAGCACATAGACTTTTATATTTGTGGACTTATAAAGCAGGCAAAAACTCTCCAAAACATTAACCTTAGAATGAAATTCATCTGTTCTTTAATGCTAGTTGTTTTTAGCTTAACCTGTTTTTCTCAAGAAAAATTTAGCATTAGCGGTAGTATAAAAGACATTGAAAATAACGAAACGCTTCTTGGTGTCAACGTGATTGTCGAAGAACTCAATACTGGCACGGTTAGCAATGCTTATGGATTTTATTCTTTAACGCTTCCAAAGGGAAAATATACGCTGACTATCAGCTATATAGGATTTAAAACATTATATGAAACAATTACACTTGACCGCGATATTAAAAAAGATTTTTTTTTAGTTCCATCTTCAGAGCAACTTGATGAAATCACTATTACTGATAATTTTGAACAGCAAAATATCCGTCAACCAGAAATGAGCTTAAACCGTCTCAAACAATCCACTATAAAACAAATCCTCGTTGTGTTTGGCGAATCTGATGTTTTAAGGTCTATTATCCAACTTCCAGGCGTTACCAATGTAGGCGAAGGCTCGTCAGGCTTTAACGTCCGCGGTGGTAGTGCTGACCAAAATTTAATCCTTTTAGATGAAGCTGTTATATTTAACTCTTCGCATTTGTTTGGCTTATTTTCAGTGTTTAACCCCGAAGCTGTCAAGGATTTGAAACTCTATAAAGGTGGTATTCCTGCACAATACGGCGGTCGTGTCTCTTCGGTTTTAGACATCAAACAAAAAGATGGCAACAACAAAGAACTTCAAGGCGAAGCAAGTATTGGCATTATTTCAAGCAAACTTCTAATGGAAGGTCCTATTCAAAAAAATAAAAGTTCTTTTTTAATCAGTGGTCGTTCTACTTATGCACACTTGTTTCTAAAACTTTCAGACAACCCAAATTCTGCTTATTTCTATGATTTTACGGCTAAGGGAAACTACATTTTTGACAAAAATAACAAACTGATATTGTCGAGTTATTTCGGTCGGGATTTCTTCTCTTTAGACGGCAGTTTTACAAATATTTATGGTAACAGTTTTGTTAACTTGAGGTGGAATCACGTATTTAACGATCAGTTATTTAGTAATATAGCTATCATTGGCGGAGAATATATTTTTGATTTGGACACAGAAAATGTTGGATTTAATTTTAGAAGTGAGATACAAAATCTGAACTTTAAATACGACTTCAATCATTACATATCAGACGAGTTTCAATTAAATTATGGACTGAATAGCTTTTACTACATTTTCAATCCTGGAAAAATAAAGCCTACAAGTGAAGACTCAGGAATCAACGAAGACCAACTCACCAAAAAATATGCTGTTGAAACCGCTGTTTTTCTATCTGCAGAACATCAAATAACCGATAATCTATCCGCAGAATATGGATTGCGTTGGAGTAGTTTTTTTAGATTAGGACAAGACGAATTGAATGTATATGACAATGATTTACCTTTAATTTATAATCAACAATTTGGGATTTATCAACGAGCAGAACCCATTGGAACTCGAAGTGATAGCCGTTCTGACGTTATTAAAACCTATCATAATCTTGAACCACGTATTTCTATGGCTTATGCCTTCAATAATAATTCATCTGTCAAAGTTAGCTATAATAGGATGACTCAATATCTTCATCAGATTTCCAACACCAATTCACCAACACCAGTTGATGTTTGGGCACCAAGTGGACCATTTTTAAAACCGCTTCAACTCGATCAATTTGCAGTGGGATATTTCAAAAACCTAAAACAAAGTCAGTTTGATTTATCATTTGAAGCCTTTTATAAAACGACTAACAACAAACTCGACTTTATAGACGGTGCAGATTTAATCGCCACTGATGCCATTGAACAAGAAACCCTAAACGGTGAAGCCAGAAGTTATGGTCTAGAACTAATGTTAAAGAAAAACAGAGGACGATTCAATGGTTGGATTGCTTATACGCTATCTCAAGCTGAGCAACGCACTCCAGGAAGATTTACGAATGAGCCTGGCATCAACAATGGCGAATGGTATTTAGCAAATTATGACAAAACCCACGATTTAACCGTTTTAGCAAACTATCAATGGAATAAGCAATGGACGTTTAATCTCAATTTTACGCTACGCACAGGTCAGCCTGTCAATTTTCCAGTGGGTCAGTTTAGTTTTCAAGGTTTGACTGTTCCCGTTTTTGAAGGACGAAACAATGACCGTTTACCAACATTTCATCGTTTAGATTTGTCGGCAACCTATAAACCGAAACCCCAAAAAGAAAGACAATGGAAAGGCTATTGGAATTTTGGGATTTACAATGTTTACAGTCGTAAAAATGCAGCGTCTATAAGTTTTGAAGAAAATAGAAACACAGGGCAAAATGAAGCCGTAAGATTTTCTATCTTTGGCATAGTGCCATCTGTTAGTTATAATATTGAGTTTTAAGTTTATAATAGAAAAAAGTATTAAAATGCTAAGTAATAATTGATTTATGAAAAAATACATGATTTTGTTTTTTAGTTTTTTCCTGATTTTATCTTGTGAAGATGTGATTGATGTTGACTTAAATGAAGCTGAAGAAAGATTGGTTATAGAAGCTTCAATGTTTAGACAAAAAGGATTTACAGGCAATAATCAACAAGTAAGAATTACCAAAACCCGTGGTTTTTTTGAAGATAGTTTGACCACAGTAGATGATGCTGTTGTTACTGTTACTAAAGACGATGGACAAAT
This genomic window from Flavobacterium sp. CS20 contains:
- a CDS encoding TonB-dependent receptor; translation: MKFICSLMLVVFSLTCFSQEKFSISGSIKDIENNETLLGVNVIVEELNTGTVSNAYGFYSLTLPKGKYTLTISYIGFKTLYETITLDRDIKKDFFLVPSSEQLDEITITDNFEQQNIRQPEMSLNRLKQSTIKQILVVFGESDVLRSIIQLPGVTNVGEGSSGFNVRGGSADQNLILLDEAVIFNSSHLFGLFSVFNPEAVKDLKLYKGGIPAQYGGRVSSVLDIKQKDGNNKELQGEASIGIISSKLLMEGPIQKNKSSFLISGRSTYAHLFLKLSDNPNSAYFYDFTAKGNYIFDKNNKLILSSYFGRDFFSLDGSFTNIYGNSFVNLRWNHVFNDQLFSNIAIIGGEYIFDLDTENVGFNFRSEIQNLNFKYDFNHYISDEFQLNYGLNSFYYIFNPGKIKPTSEDSGINEDQLTKKYAVETAVFLSAEHQITDNLSAEYGLRWSSFFRLGQDELNVYDNDLPLIYNQQFGIYQRAEPIGTRSDSRSDVIKTYHNLEPRISMAYAFNNNSSVKVSYNRMTQYLHQISNTNSPTPVDVWAPSGPFLKPLQLDQFAVGYFKNLKQSQFDLSFEAFYKTTNNKLDFIDGADLIATDAIEQETLNGEARSYGLELMLKKNRGRFNGWIAYTLSQAEQRTPGRFTNEPGINNGEWYLANYDKTHDLTVLANYQWNKQWTFNLNFTLRTGQPVNFPVGQFSFQGLTVPVFEGRNNDRLPTFHRLDLSATYKPKPQKERQWKGYWNFGIYNVYSRKNAASISFEENRNTGQNEAVRFSIFGIVPSVSYNIEF